One part of the Candidatus Methylomirabilota bacterium genome encodes these proteins:
- a CDS encoding branched-chain amino acid ABC transporter permease, whose amino-acid sequence MRGRLVLAAVLAVLIALPLALSPYRVLLMLPFMAYGVILLGLNLLFGYTGLVSFGHALFVGIGAYTAAALTAQGVRSLEVIVLLAAALGALAAALVGALCVRYVKIYFGMLTLAFGMVFYTFLLKFYRITGGDEGMPVLRPLLLGLNLDGMSKTAFLVGPYYYYCLGVLVLAAAVMWRIVHSPFGLCLRTIRDNPTKAEALGVSVTRYRWYAFVISAVFAAVGGALLAPPTGNVDPTLAYWTHSGNLVFMVLLGGFASFFGPVLGAFVFIFLQDTVMSVVPYWRLVFGAILAALVIFAPGGLMGFLVRPRPS is encoded by the coding sequence ATGAGGGGCCGGCTGGTCCTCGCCGCGGTGCTCGCCGTGCTGATCGCGCTGCCGCTGGCCCTGAGCCCGTACCGCGTGCTGCTGATGCTGCCGTTCATGGCCTACGGGGTGATTCTTCTCGGCCTGAACCTGCTCTTCGGCTACACCGGGCTGGTGTCGTTCGGCCACGCCCTCTTCGTCGGCATCGGGGCCTACACCGCCGCGGCCCTCACCGCGCAGGGGGTGCGGTCGCTCGAGGTCATCGTGCTGCTCGCGGCCGCGCTGGGCGCGCTGGCCGCCGCGCTGGTCGGCGCCCTCTGCGTGCGCTACGTGAAGATCTACTTCGGCATGCTGACGCTCGCCTTCGGCATGGTCTTCTACACCTTCCTGCTGAAGTTCTATCGCATCACCGGCGGCGACGAGGGCATGCCGGTGCTCCGGCCCCTGCTGCTGGGCCTGAATCTCGACGGCATGTCGAAGACCGCCTTCCTGGTGGGCCCGTACTACTACTACTGCCTCGGCGTGCTGGTGCTGGCCGCCGCGGTCATGTGGCGCATCGTGCACTCGCCGTTCGGCCTCTGTCTGCGCACGATCCGCGACAACCCGACCAAGGCGGAGGCGCTCGGGGTCAGCGTGACCCGCTATCGCTGGTACGCCTTCGTCATCTCGGCGGTGTTCGCGGCGGTAGGGGGCGCGCTGCTCGCCCCGCCCACCGGCAACGTCGACCCCACGCTGGCCTACTGGACGCACTCCGGCAACCTGGTGTTCATGGTGCTGCTCGGCGGCTTCGCGAGCTTCTTCGGCCCGGTGCTGGGCGCGTTCGTGTTCATCTTCCTGCAGGACACGGTGATGTCGGTGGTGCCCTACTGGCGCCTGGTGTTCGGCGCCATCCTGGCCGCCCTCGTGATCTTCGCCCCCGGCGGTCTGATGGGCTTTCTCGTCAGGCCACGCCCGTCGTGA
- a CDS encoding OmpA family protein, translating into MKRRATHVIALAALISCPILAAGRPAPAQAPTADQPIGLPRVSDYEPIRELRDIHFDFGEATIRPGDVKILDANAAWLRAHPQQLLLIEGHCDNRGTTSRKNDFNVDLGEQRAQAAMNHLVAQGVEPSRITILSYGEERPQCTEASERCWSQNRRSRFLVKPR; encoded by the coding sequence ATGAAGAGGCGAGCCACGCACGTCATCGCTCTCGCGGCGCTCATCTCGTGCCCGATTCTCGCCGCGGGCCGTCCGGCCCCCGCCCAGGCGCCCACCGCCGACCAGCCCATCGGCTTGCCGCGGGTCAGCGACTACGAGCCGATCCGGGAGCTGCGGGACATCCACTTCGACTTCGGCGAGGCGACGATCAGACCGGGCGACGTCAAGATCCTCGACGCGAACGCGGCCTGGCTGCGCGCCCATCCGCAGCAGCTGCTCCTCATCGAGGGGCACTGCGACAATCGGGGGACTACGAGCCGGAAGAATGACTTCAACGTCGATCTGGGGGAGCAGCGGGCGCAGGCCGCGATGAATCATCTGGTGGCCCAGGGGGTCGAGCCGAGCCGCATCACCATCTTGAGCTATGGAGAAGAGCGGCCGCAGTGCACCGAGGCGAGCGAACGGTGCTGGAGCCAGAACCGGCGGTCGCGCTTCCTCGTGAAGCCGCGCTAG
- a CDS encoding ABC transporter substrate-binding protein codes for MGSGRKPVAPGLGDVKRLEEMQRYLRQRRRSRHARAWVGIACATFLVALFATGLVRAYIATRSAARPFIDTETKAPIPVRAGGTGPVHTEPAETTVAPDRRAGSPSPGAPAGSPAGAAAEPRSGGTLTFLVPGEPPSYDAHREETFALMHPAAPHYNTLLRIDPLDPTGTRVVGDLATSWAVSADKRTYILTLRRGVKFHDGSEMTSRDVRATYEKIINPPPGITSARKGEYLQIETVQAPEPYIVAFKLKWPSPSFIHSLASPWNWIYKADILERDVRWYEKHIMGTGPFVFVEHVKGTRWVGRRNPEYWDRGKPYLDGYQALFIRDDAAQAAAIRSGRADIQFRGFSPAQRDDIVRALGEKVTVQESPWNCGLLVAINHEKEPFGDRRVRRALSLALDRHAAAGALSRTAIVREVAGVQVPGSPLATPPAELVKLAGYWRDIRESRSDARRLLAEAGVPEGLSVALKNRDIPMPYQHVGAWLVDQWSQIGLKVRHEIEDSAQYFKDLRTGNFELSTDFQCGYVVDPDLDLYKFQSSGRSDANYGRYTDPVLDDLYVRQSRTVDPEHRRRYIQAFEKRLLDEEAHYIYTLQWHRIVPHSSRVRGWTITPSHYLNNQLDTVWLAE; via the coding sequence ATGGGGAGCGGCCGGAAGCCGGTCGCGCCCGGCCTCGGCGACGTCAAGCGGCTCGAGGAGATGCAGCGATACTTGCGGCAACGGCGACGCTCGCGACACGCGCGGGCGTGGGTGGGGATCGCGTGCGCGACGTTCTTGGTCGCTCTCTTCGCCACCGGCCTGGTCCGTGCCTACATCGCGACGCGGAGCGCCGCGCGGCCGTTCATCGACACCGAGACGAAGGCGCCCATCCCCGTCCGGGCCGGAGGGACTGGCCCGGTGCACACGGAACCCGCCGAGACGACGGTCGCCCCGGATCGCCGCGCGGGCTCACCGTCTCCCGGCGCGCCCGCGGGGTCCCCGGCTGGCGCGGCGGCCGAGCCCCGGTCCGGCGGCACGTTGACCTTCCTGGTGCCGGGCGAGCCCCCTTCCTACGACGCGCACCGGGAGGAGACGTTCGCGCTGATGCACCCGGCAGCGCCGCACTACAACACGCTGCTGCGCATCGACCCGCTCGATCCGACGGGCACCCGGGTCGTCGGGGATCTGGCCACGTCGTGGGCCGTCTCGGCGGACAAGCGCACCTACATTCTCACGCTGCGTCGTGGGGTGAAGTTCCACGATGGCAGCGAGATGACCTCGCGAGACGTGCGCGCCACCTACGAGAAGATCATCAATCCCCCTCCCGGGATCACGTCGGCCCGCAAGGGTGAGTACCTGCAGATCGAGACGGTGCAGGCGCCGGAGCCGTACATCGTCGCGTTCAAGCTCAAGTGGCCGTCGCCCTCGTTCATTCACTCGCTGGCGTCGCCGTGGAACTGGATCTACAAGGCGGACATCCTCGAGCGCGACGTCCGCTGGTACGAGAAGCACATCATGGGGACGGGCCCGTTCGTCTTCGTCGAGCACGTCAAGGGCACGCGCTGGGTCGGCCGCCGGAACCCCGAGTACTGGGACCGTGGCAAGCCATATCTCGACGGCTACCAGGCGCTCTTCATCCGCGACGACGCCGCGCAGGCGGCGGCCATCCGCTCCGGGCGCGCCGACATACAGTTTCGCGGCTTCTCCCCGGCGCAGCGCGACGACATCGTCCGCGCGCTCGGCGAGAAGGTCACCGTGCAGGAGAGCCCGTGGAACTGCGGCCTCCTGGTCGCCATCAACCACGAGAAGGAGCCGTTCGGCGATCGCCGCGTCCGCCGCGCCCTCTCGCTCGCCCTCGATCGCCACGCGGCCGCCGGCGCGCTGTCGAGGACCGCCATCGTCCGGGAAGTCGCGGGGGTGCAGGTGCCCGGCTCGCCGCTCGCCACCCCGCCGGCGGAGCTCGTGAAGCTCGCCGGGTACTGGCGGGACATTCGGGAGTCACGGTCCGACGCGCGCCGCCTGCTGGCCGAGGCCGGAGTTCCCGAGGGGTTGTCCGTCGCGCTCAAGAACCGCGATATCCCGATGCCGTACCAGCACGTCGGCGCATGGCTCGTGGACCAGTGGAGCCAGATCGGGCTGAAAGTGCGCCACGAGATCGAGGACTCGGCCCAGTACTTCAAGGACCTCCGGACCGGGAACTTCGAGCTCAGCACCGACTTCCAGTGCGGGTACGTGGTCGATCCCGACCTGGACCTCTACAAGTTCCAGTCCTCGGGCCGGAGTGACGCCAACTACGGCCGGTACACCGATCCGGTACTGGACGACCTCTACGTCCGGCAGAGCCGTACCGTGGATCCCGAGCACCGCCGGCGATACATCCAGGCCTTCGAAAAGCGTCTCCTCGACGAGGAAGCCCACTACATCTACACGCTCCAGTGGCACCGTATCGTGCCGCACAGCTCCCGCGTCCGCGGCTGGACGATCACCCCCAGCCACTACCTCAACAATCAGCTCGACACGGTGTGGCTGGCCGAATAG
- a CDS encoding ABC transporter ATP-binding protein, with translation MTAPALLDARDVRKLYGDFCALDGVSLSVGAGEFVSIIGPNGAGKSTLINVLTGLLAPSGGHVRFKGQDIGGIGPVALTRLGMARSFQLVQIFPDLTVLETLQAAVVSRRGHGLRLFTSLRHDRQTEAEALEVADLFGLADRAGRRARELPQGDKKLLDVASAFALRPEIILLDEPTSGVSTADKHAVMEILVGAAKRIGLRAIIQVEHDMDIVFGYSDRIVALHQGRVLADTTPAGIRADAHVVDTVIGRKR, from the coding sequence GTGACCGCGCCCGCGCTCCTGGACGCCCGCGACGTGCGGAAGCTCTACGGTGACTTCTGCGCGCTCGACGGGGTGAGCCTGTCGGTCGGCGCCGGGGAATTCGTCTCGATCATCGGGCCCAACGGCGCCGGCAAGTCCACCCTGATCAACGTGCTCACCGGCCTCCTCGCCCCCAGCGGCGGACACGTGCGCTTCAAGGGGCAGGACATCGGCGGCATCGGCCCGGTCGCCCTCACCCGGCTCGGCATGGCGCGCAGCTTTCAGCTGGTGCAGATCTTCCCCGACCTGACCGTGCTGGAGACCCTGCAAGCCGCGGTGGTGTCCCGCCGTGGCCACGGGCTGCGGCTCTTCACCTCGCTCCGGCACGACCGGCAGACCGAGGCGGAGGCCCTCGAGGTCGCCGACCTCTTCGGCCTCGCCGACCGGGCGGGCCGGCGGGCTCGCGAGCTGCCGCAGGGGGACAAGAAGCTCCTCGACGTCGCGTCGGCCTTTGCGCTGCGGCCCGAGATCATCCTGCTCGACGAGCCGACCAGCGGCGTGAGCACCGCGGACAAGCACGCGGTCATGGAGATCCTGGTCGGGGCCGCGAAGCGGATCGGGTTGCGCGCGATCATCCAGGTCGAGCACGACATGGACATCGTCTTCGGCTACTCGGACCGCATCGTCGCGCTCCACCAGGGTCGAGTCCTGGCCGACACCACCCCGGCCGGGATCCGCGCCGATGCCCACGTGGTGGACACCGTCATCGGACGGAAGCGCTAG
- a CDS encoding ABC transporter ATP-binding protein yields the protein MLSVSSVDVFIQHSHILRQVSLAVGEREVVCLVGRNGAGKTTTLRTIMGYVRPRAGRVVFGDEEIHGRPTHEIARRGIGFAPEDSGIFADLTVAENIEIATWTRPGGRPTAERLERAYEVFPVLRKYRHRKGPEMSGGERKMLSVARALALDPRLLLLDEPFEGLSPAIIPTVSDGLAEITRRGHSILLAESNIHHVPEFATRLYVIERGEIIFAGPPGAVRADTATMRIIGGAA from the coding sequence GTGCTCTCGGTGTCGTCCGTCGACGTCTTCATCCAGCACAGCCACATCCTGCGCCAGGTCTCGCTGGCGGTCGGCGAGCGGGAGGTGGTCTGCCTGGTGGGCCGCAACGGCGCCGGCAAGACCACCACCTTGCGAACGATCATGGGCTACGTGCGCCCGCGCGCCGGACGGGTGGTGTTCGGCGACGAGGAGATCCACGGCCGCCCGACCCACGAGATCGCCCGCCGCGGGATCGGATTCGCCCCGGAGGACAGCGGGATCTTCGCGGATCTCACGGTGGCCGAGAACATCGAGATCGCCACGTGGACGAGGCCCGGCGGTCGCCCGACCGCCGAGCGCCTCGAGCGCGCGTACGAGGTCTTCCCCGTCCTTCGCAAGTACCGCCACCGCAAGGGTCCCGAGATGAGCGGCGGCGAGCGCAAGATGCTGTCGGTCGCGCGGGCGCTCGCCCTCGACCCGCGCTTGCTCCTCCTCGACGAGCCGTTCGAGGGGCTCTCGCCCGCCATCATCCCCACGGTCAGCGACGGTCTCGCCGAGATCACCCGCCGCGGTCATTCGATCCTCCTCGCCGAGTCCAACATCCACCACGTTCCCGAGTTCGCCACGCGACTCTACGTCATCGAGCGCGGCGAGATCATCTTCGCGGGCCCCCCGGGCGCGGTGCGGGCCGATACAGCGACCATGCGGATCATCGGGGGGGCGGCCTGA